In a single window of the Acetivibrio clariflavus DSM 19732 genome:
- a CDS encoding serine hydrolase domain-containing protein produces MKKRYGALLIISLLIIMIFSFIQTPSLGEEKELDEVIEKYIKTYKIPGIEVAVAKGDKIIYSKGFGITPEGTEVTADTPMYIGSVSKSFTALAVMQLVENGKIDLDSPVIDYLPWFKVKGFDASRIKVRHLLNHTSGLSEETYFPELPVDTSLEEAVRNLAEAELVEEPGKEFNYFNPNYQVLGLIIEKVSGISYDEYVKKHILEPLSMKNTYLNKEEIEKKVTKGYSSFFGFPFIKKEPFRPYGLPEGYIVSTANDMILFLQAHSNLDSNQKILSQDGFKQL; encoded by the coding sequence ATGAAAAAAAGGTATGGTGCACTCTTAATAATATCGCTTCTAATAATTATGATATTTTCTTTTATTCAAACACCAAGTTTAGGTGAAGAAAAAGAGCTTGATGAAGTGATTGAAAAATATATAAAAACATACAAAATACCGGGAATTGAGGTGGCAGTAGCTAAAGGCGATAAAATCATCTACTCAAAAGGATTTGGCATTACTCCGGAAGGTACGGAAGTAACTGCGGATACCCCAATGTACATTGGCTCGGTGAGCAAAAGTTTTACTGCTCTTGCTGTAATGCAATTAGTAGAGAACGGTAAGATTGACTTGGATTCACCGGTAATAGATTATTTGCCTTGGTTTAAAGTGAAGGGATTTGATGCTTCTCGCATAAAAGTAAGGCATCTTCTGAATCATACAAGTGGACTGTCAGAAGAAACTTATTTTCCGGAGCTGCCGGTGGATACATCATTAGAAGAGGCTGTCAGAAATCTGGCAGAGGCAGAGCTTGTAGAAGAACCGGGAAAAGAATTCAACTATTTTAATCCGAACTATCAGGTACTGGGGTTAATAATTGAGAAGGTGTCAGGAATTAGTTATGATGAATATGTAAAAAAGCATATTCTAGAGCCGCTATCTATGAAAAATACTTATTTAAATAAAGAAGAAATAGAAAAAAAGGTGACGAAAGGTTACAGTTCTTTTTTTGGATTTCCTTTTATAAAAAAAGAACCCTTTAGACCCTATGGACTGCCGGAAGGTTATATTGTTTCAACGGCGAATGACATGATACTGTTCCTTCAGGCACATAGCAATTTAGACTCTAATCAAAAGATACTTTCACAGGATGGCTTTAAGCAATTGTAA
- a CDS encoding HdeD family acid-resistance protein, with protein MKVRSVLPMQIAKIGYIVISVVLFSLGILFITLPNVSMQLIGKVIGTAMIIFGCIKLIGYFSKDLFRLAFQYDLQFGILIFVIGLVVLLKPSDVINLLFMAMGIALLADSLFKIQIAFDSRSFGIKNWWGTLALAIISGIIAMVLVFKPSESVRILTVLLGIALIAEGILNLFVAVTTVKIIKHQHPDFIEEDYIEMEDE; from the coding sequence ATGAAAGTACGTTCCGTTTTGCCGATGCAAATTGCAAAAATAGGTTACATTGTTATATCGGTCGTTCTTTTTTCATTGGGCATATTATTTATAACCCTGCCGAACGTATCAATGCAGTTAATCGGTAAGGTAATTGGAACAGCTATGATTATTTTTGGCTGCATCAAGCTGATAGGCTATTTTTCAAAGGATTTATTCCGTCTGGCGTTTCAATATGACCTGCAATTCGGAATCCTTATTTTTGTCATTGGGCTGGTTGTCCTTCTGAAACCGTCCGATGTAATCAATCTACTATTTATGGCTATGGGAATAGCCTTGCTTGCCGACAGTCTTTTCAAGATTCAGATTGCCTTTGATTCTAGAAGTTTTGGCATCAAAAATTGGTGGGGAACTCTTGCTCTGGCAATTATCTCAGGAATTATTGCAATGGTTCTTGTTTTTAAACCGTCCGAAAGTGTCAGGATTCTAACGGTTCTTCTCGGTATAGCTCTTATTGCAGAAGGCATTTTAAATCTTTTTGTAGCGGTTACAACTGTAAAAATTATTAAACATCAGCATCCGGATTTTATTGAGGAAGATTATATTGAAATGGAGGATGAATAG
- a CDS encoding membrane protein, producing the protein MKSKIIKITSLCLCMALLVSGTAYTLASNSDKDNKAMENVTEKQSEKTVSESDIFKDETVYVLADSDGTVQKIIVSDWIKNTLEAEKINDVTELENTENIKGDESYTLGGNNTRVWDAQGNDIYYQGTIEKELPVNLSVSYKLDGKTVFPDELVGKSGKVTIRFDYRNNQYETVKINGKDEKIYVPFVMLTGMLLDNNTFANVEVSNGKIINDGDRTAVIGLALPGLQENLALDKEQFEIPSYVEITADVTDFSLGMTVTVATNGLFNNIDMEKIDSISDLTGSMDQLNDAMSKLLDGSSALYNGICTLLDKSKELVNGINQLADGVAKLKDGAYALDEGTKKLSDGAAALSNGLNTLSSNNDKLNDGAKKVFEALLSTAETQLKAAGLLVPSLTIDNYASVLNGIIDSLDSTKVYNQALEQVTAAIEQKRDYIKSQVTDAVRTEVEAGVTAAVTEQVKAKVTEAVRDQVSAEVTAGVRQNVEEQTILAVTGMNKSSYNAAISAGRVDTATQNAIKSAIDQKMASEEIAALISSNTDKQMQSEKVTAIIAQKVEEQMKTEQIKNTIKKNTDLKMAEKDIQALIVQNTEAQIQKAISENITSEEVQSKIASASEGAKSVISLKASLDDYNTFYLGLMDYTAGVAQAASGASDLKSGADELKNGTSNLYNGVCSLYDGILTMKNGAPALVEGIAKLKDGSMQLSDGLSKFYKEGIQKLIDKVDDAEALIERLKATINISKNYKSFAGISDNADGIVKFIYKTKEIK; encoded by the coding sequence ATGAAAAGTAAAATAATAAAAATAACTTCTCTCTGCTTGTGTATGGCTTTACTTGTCAGCGGAACAGCTTACACCCTTGCCTCAAATAGTGATAAGGACAACAAGGCTATGGAAAACGTCACCGAAAAACAATCAGAAAAAACTGTCTCAGAAAGCGATATTTTCAAAGACGAAACCGTATATGTTCTTGCCGATTCTGACGGTACGGTGCAAAAAATCATAGTCAGCGATTGGATAAAAAATACGCTAGAGGCCGAAAAAATAAATGATGTAACCGAACTGGAAAACACAGAGAATATCAAGGGTGACGAAAGCTATACCTTAGGCGGCAACAATACCCGCGTATGGGATGCTCAGGGAAATGATATCTATTACCAGGGTACAATTGAAAAAGAACTGCCGGTAAACCTCTCGGTTTCCTATAAACTTGACGGCAAAACAGTATTCCCCGATGAGCTTGTCGGCAAAAGCGGCAAAGTGACCATTCGTTTTGACTACCGGAATAATCAATATGAAACAGTGAAAATAAACGGTAAGGATGAAAAGATATATGTTCCCTTTGTAATGCTAACGGGAATGCTTCTTGATAATAACACCTTTGCCAACGTTGAAGTTTCAAACGGAAAAATCATCAACGATGGAGACAGAACTGCCGTTATCGGTCTTGCTCTACCCGGACTTCAGGAAAATCTTGCACTGGATAAAGAACAGTTTGAAATACCATCTTATGTGGAAATAACGGCTGATGTCACCGATTTCTCTCTGGGAATGACTGTTACTGTGGCAACCAATGGATTATTTAATAACATAGATATGGAAAAAATAGATTCCATATCGGATCTAACCGGTTCAATGGACCAGCTTAACGATGCAATGTCAAAGCTTCTTGATGGTTCTTCTGCACTGTACAACGGTATTTGTACACTCCTTGATAAATCAAAGGAATTGGTTAACGGAATCAATCAACTGGCAGACGGAGTTGCAAAACTGAAAGACGGTGCCTATGCCCTTGACGAGGGAACAAAAAAACTGTCTGACGGGGCGGCTGCTTTATCCAATGGGCTCAATACACTGTCATCCAATAATGATAAATTAAACGATGGGGCAAAAAAGGTTTTTGAAGCTCTTCTTTCCACTGCCGAAACACAATTAAAAGCAGCCGGACTTTTAGTACCGTCACTGACCATTGACAATTACGCCTCGGTACTCAATGGGATTATTGATTCCCTTGACAGCACAAAAGTATATAATCAGGCTCTTGAACAGGTTACCGCAGCAATCGAACAAAAACGGGATTATATCAAATCACAAGTAACTGACGCTGTGCGTACCGAAGTGGAAGCCGGCGTTACAGCCGCAGTTACGGAACAGGTTAAAGCAAAGGTTACAGAGGCTGTAAGAGATCAGGTATCGGCAGAGGTCACTGCGGGTGTACGTCAAAATGTCGAAGAACAAACAATCCTCGCTGTAACCGGTATGAATAAGTCAAGCTATAATGCCGCAATTTCAGCAGGGCGTGTGGATACTGCAACACAGAACGCCATTAAATCGGCTATAGATCAAAAAATGGCAAGTGAAGAAATTGCAGCTTTGATCTCATCAAACACCGATAAACAGATGCAAAGCGAAAAAGTTACTGCAATAATCGCGCAAAAAGTTGAAGAACAGATGAAAACAGAGCAAATCAAAAATACCATTAAGAAAAACACCGATTTAAAAATGGCAGAAAAGGACATTCAGGCACTAATTGTTCAAAATACAGAAGCACAGATACAAAAAGCCATATCGGAAAATATAACAAGCGAAGAAGTTCAGTCAAAAATTGCCAGTGCATCAGAGGGTGCAAAATCAGTTATTTCACTTAAAGCTTCCCTTGACGATTATAATACCTTCTACCTCGGCCTCATGGATTACACTGCAGGAGTTGCCCAGGCAGCAAGCGGTGCTTCTGATTTAAAAAGCGGTGCCGATGAATTAAAAAACGGAACAAGTAACCTTTATAATGGTGTTTGCTCCCTTTATGACGGAATATTGACAATGAAAAACGGTGCACCGGCACTTGTAGAGGGTATCGCAAAACTAAAAGACGGATCAATGCAGCTCTCGGACGGACTTTCAAAGTTTTATAAAGAAGGCATTCAAAAACTGATCGACAAGGTTGACGACGCTGAAGCTCTAATCGAACGGCTAAAAGCAACCATAAACATATCAAAGAATTATAAGTCCTTTGCAGGAATAAGCGATAATGCAGACGGCATTGTCAAGTTTATTTATAAGACAAAGGAAATTAAATAA
- the dcd gene encoding dCTP deaminase translates to MILSDKTLLKMIEERTLIIEPLDRKQIQPASIDIRLGNTFSIVEDSPTGIINLEKEIQYKTITSDTYILLPNQFVLATTMEYINLPNNVTAFVEGRSSLGRMGLFIQNAGWVDPGFEGQITLELFNANRCAIELKAGRRVGQLVFAKMDDTALNPYNGKYQGQKGATGSRVFLDYEIE, encoded by the coding sequence ATGATATTGTCAGATAAAACATTACTTAAAATGATAGAAGAAAGGACTTTAATTATTGAACCATTAGATAGAAAGCAGATTCAGCCCGCAAGTATAGATATTAGGCTGGGAAACACTTTTAGCATTGTTGAAGATTCACCTACAGGCATAATAAATTTAGAAAAAGAAATACAGTATAAAACCATTACAAGCGATACCTATATACTTTTGCCAAATCAATTCGTTCTTGCAACGACAATGGAATACATTAATTTGCCAAACAATGTAACAGCTTTTGTTGAAGGGCGAAGCTCACTTGGAAGAATGGGGCTGTTTATACAGAATGCCGGATGGGTCGACCCGGGCTTTGAAGGACAAATAACTCTTGAACTTTTCAATGCCAATCGATGTGCTATTGAACTTAAGGCAGGCAGAAGAGTAGGTCAGCTTGTTTTTGCTAAAATGGACGATACTGCTTTGAATCCATACAACGGAAAATACCAGGGGCAAAAAGGTGCTACCGGTTCAAGAGTATTTTTGGATTATGAAATTGAATAA
- a CDS encoding SdpI family protein: protein MWFWILMFFCNLLIPVIMIIVGYLMYKHPPKKINAFYGYRTSRSMKNDETWKFAHDYCGRIWIKLGFVLLIPTIIASIPFINSAINVVGIVTLVIQGVQVIVLIGSIFPVEAALKKNFDDNGNRR, encoded by the coding sequence ATGTGGTTTTGGATATTAATGTTTTTCTGCAATCTATTAATTCCTGTTATTATGATTATAGTCGGCTATTTAATGTATAAACATCCACCTAAGAAAATTAATGCATTCTATGGATATCGAACCAGCAGGTCAATGAAAAATGACGAGACTTGGAAATTTGCCCATGATTATTGTGGGAGAATTTGGATTAAGTTGGGATTTGTTTTGCTTATTCCTACAATAATAGCATCGATTCCGTTTATTAATAGTGCTATAAATGTTGTCGGAATAGTGACATTGGTAATACAAGGGGTTCAAGTCATAGTTTTGATTGGGTCAATATTCCCTGTAGAGGCTGCATTAAAAAAGAATTTTGATGACAATGGAAATAGAAGATAA
- a CDS encoding Cof-type HAD-IIB family hydrolase — protein MKTLFVSDLDGTLLRSDETLSQFTIDTINELMKKGMLFSYATARSLVTTKKVTKGLNSHIPLIVYNGTFVMDNETEEILIANYFDDGIKDVIFDLIKENIYPIVYSFIDGVEKFSYIPEKCSEGMKAFLDTRKGDKRTNEVETVEDLTLGKCFYITCIDEPEKLKPLSEKYKDKYRVIYSKDVYSEYQWLEIMPKSASKANAILQLKEKLGCDRIVSFGDGANDIDMFKISDEAYAVGNAIDELKNIATGVIESNNDDGVAKWLNENIKGFIGIGE, from the coding sequence ATGAAGACGCTGTTTGTATCGGATCTGGATGGAACACTATTGAGAAGTGATGAAACTTTATCGCAATTTACTATTGATACAATTAATGAGTTGATGAAAAAAGGCATGCTTTTTTCCTATGCTACGGCTCGCTCTTTGGTAACAACAAAGAAAGTGACCAAAGGACTAAATTCTCATATTCCACTTATTGTATATAACGGAACCTTTGTTATGGATAATGAAACTGAGGAAATTTTGATTGCAAACTATTTTGATGATGGGATAAAAGATGTAATTTTTGATTTAATAAAAGAAAACATCTATCCGATAGTATATTCTTTTATTGATGGAGTTGAAAAATTTTCGTATATTCCCGAAAAGTGCTCAGAAGGGATGAAGGCTTTTCTTGACACAAGAAAAGGCGACAAGAGAACTAATGAAGTTGAAACAGTAGAAGACTTAACTTTGGGAAAGTGCTTCTATATCACATGTATTGATGAACCGGAGAAATTAAAGCCGCTCTCTGAAAAATACAAGGACAAATATCGCGTAATATACTCAAAGGATGTTTATTCTGAGTATCAGTGGCTAGAAATTATGCCTAAGTCTGCATCTAAAGCAAATGCTATTTTGCAATTGAAGGAAAAGTTAGGGTGTGACAGAATTGTGTCCTTCGGAGACGGAGCAAATGACATTGACATGTTTAAGATTTCGGATGAGGCCTATGCGGTGGGTAATGCAATTGATGAATTAAAAAATATTGCCACCGGGGTGATAGAAAGCAATAATGACGATGGCGTGGCAAAATGGCTCAATGAGAACATAAAAGGCTTTATTGGAATTGGAGAATGA
- a CDS encoding C39 family peptidase → MKEGKKIFLILVGLVLAVMITAITAITIEERKTVNILDDYSILYTDEKYMEHLYIDNVELIKQEISCGYAVIEMFSNWAGGTITEESLYDEYGKVVTSTGKSFEKEMKKRFPEFKTTMYPYLSNTEMIDKIYNTLKSGIPVPFQWAAKYNDIWTLHYSLITGIDIPNNRITILNPYGYEENLTLKEFTDRTSFKAYEDMPIYLRLAFAFGIFERNTIFAVER, encoded by the coding sequence ATGAAAGAAGGGAAAAAAATTTTTCTTATATTAGTCGGCCTTGTTTTGGCTGTGATGATTACAGCTATTACTGCAATAACAATAGAAGAGAGAAAGACTGTCAATATTTTAGATGACTATTCTATTTTATATACTGATGAAAAATATATGGAGCATCTTTATATTGACAATGTTGAATTAATAAAGCAAGAAATCTCTTGCGGATACGCAGTTATTGAGATGTTTTCAAATTGGGCTGGAGGGACAATTACTGAAGAAAGTTTGTATGACGAATACGGAAAAGTTGTTACTTCGACGGGAAAATCCTTTGAAAAGGAAATGAAAAAACGGTTTCCGGAATTTAAAACTACTATGTATCCATATTTATCCAATACAGAAATGATAGATAAGATATATAATACTCTAAAAAGCGGAATACCCGTGCCTTTTCAATGGGCGGCAAAATATAACGATATTTGGACTTTGCATTATTCGCTCATAACGGGTATAGATATTCCTAACAACAGGATTACAATACTAAATCCCTATGGATATGAGGAAAATTTGACTCTGAAAGAGTTTACAGACAGAACAAGTTTTAAAGCCTATGAGGATATGCCGATATACCTAAGGTTAGCATTTGCCTTTGGCATATTTGAGAGAAATACAATTTTTGCAGTAGAGAGATAA
- a CDS encoding efflux RND transporter permease subunit, whose amino-acid sequence MKFGKAVVKFRLPILILTLILMIPSILGYIGTRVNYDMLDYLPENMETVIGQKELMNDFGKGAFSLIIAENMSNKDVAALKEKISKVEHVDTVIWYDSIADLSIPMEMLPDELYSAFNKENATLMAVFFDSSTSADVTIEAIREIRSICGKQCFVSGLSALVTDLKDLCEREEPIYVTLAVILACIAMFLLLDSWFIPFVFLASIGMMIMLNMGSNFFLGEISYITKAISAVLQLAVTMDYSIFLWHSYNEQLMTYADKEEAMAVAIKETLASVIGSSATTIAGFIALCFMSFTMGRDMGIVMAKGVLLGVIGSTTVLPALILILDKPLQKTKHRSLIPNMEKPAKGIVKAFPVFLTIFAILIAPSYYGYHKTNSEVYYDMGECLPKDIEYVIANSKLRENFDIASTHMLLVDTAVPSKDVRSMIKEMKKVDGVKYVLSLESVIGSRVPEEILPESVTSILKSDKWRLMLISSEYKVASDNVNHQIDRLNRILKKYDKNGMLIGEAPCMKDMIETTDHDFKVVNTVSILAIFVIIALVLRSISLPFILIAVIELAIFINLGLPHYFGQSLPFIAPICISTIQLGATVDYAILMTTRYKSERMAGNDKLTSVQIALTTSIPSIIVSGMELFAATFGVALYSDIDIISSMCMLMARGAIISSLMVIFVLPALLLFCDRVICKTTAGMTQINNRLDWRLSINEK is encoded by the coding sequence ATGAAATTCGGAAAAGCGGTAGTAAAATTCCGTCTACCCATTCTGATATTGACACTGATTTTAATGATTCCGTCAATATTAGGATATATCGGCACAAGAGTAAATTACGATATGCTTGACTATCTGCCGGAGAATATGGAAACGGTTATAGGACAGAAGGAACTGATGAATGATTTCGGCAAAGGTGCCTTTTCCTTAATCATTGCAGAGAACATGTCAAACAAAGACGTTGCAGCTTTGAAAGAAAAAATTTCAAAAGTAGAACATGTGGACACAGTTATTTGGTACGACTCCATTGCAGACCTGTCAATCCCTATGGAAATGCTGCCTGATGAACTCTATTCAGCTTTTAATAAAGAAAATGCAACATTAATGGCAGTATTTTTCGACTCGTCAACCTCTGCCGATGTCACAATAGAAGCAATAAGAGAAATCCGCTCGATTTGCGGCAAACAATGCTTTGTTTCAGGTTTGTCTGCATTGGTAACCGATTTGAAGGATTTATGCGAACGTGAAGAACCAATATATGTTACATTGGCCGTAATTCTTGCATGTATAGCAATGTTCCTTCTCCTTGACAGCTGGTTTATTCCTTTCGTATTCCTGGCCTCCATAGGTATGATGATTATGCTCAATATGGGAAGTAACTTCTTCCTGGGTGAAATATCTTATATTACCAAAGCCATTTCTGCAGTTTTACAACTTGCCGTAACAATGGACTATTCCATTTTCCTGTGGCATAGTTACAACGAACAGCTTATGACCTATGCCGATAAAGAAGAAGCAATGGCGGTTGCAATAAAAGAGACATTGGCAAGTGTTATAGGAAGTTCAGCCACCACCATAGCCGGTTTTATTGCCCTTTGCTTTATGTCTTTCACAATGGGCAGAGATATGGGTATCGTTATGGCAAAAGGAGTACTTCTCGGAGTCATAGGATCAACAACAGTACTTCCTGCTCTTATACTCATACTAGACAAACCGCTGCAAAAAACAAAGCACCGCTCTCTCATTCCCAATATGGAAAAGCCGGCAAAAGGTATAGTAAAAGCATTCCCTGTATTTCTTACGATTTTTGCCATCCTTATTGCGCCATCATATTACGGTTACCACAAAACAAACAGTGAAGTCTATTATGATATGGGCGAATGTCTGCCAAAGGATATTGAATATGTAATTGCCAACTCCAAACTTCGTGAAAACTTTGACATCGCTTCTACTCATATGCTTTTGGTGGATACTGCCGTACCATCAAAAGACGTTCGTTCCATGATAAAAGAAATGAAAAAAGTGGATGGAGTAAAATATGTACTAAGCCTCGAATCGGTCATCGGTTCCCGCGTACCGGAGGAAATCCTTCCCGAATCGGTTACCTCGATCCTAAAAAGCGATAAATGGAGGCTTATGCTTATAAGTTCTGAATACAAAGTTGCAAGCGACAATGTAAACCACCAGATCGACCGTTTGAACAGAATCCTGAAAAAGTATGACAAAAACGGAATGCTTATCGGAGAAGCACCCTGTATGAAGGACATGATTGAAACCACAGATCATGATTTCAAAGTCGTCAATACCGTATCGATTTTGGCAATATTCGTTATCATTGCATTGGTTTTAAGGAGTATTTCGCTGCCGTTTATATTGATTGCCGTAATCGAACTGGCAATATTCATAAATCTCGGGCTGCCGCACTATTTCGGTCAAAGTCTGCCGTTTATCGCACCTATTTGCATAAGTACCATTCAACTGGGTGCAACCGTAGACTATGCCATTTTAATGACCACCAGATATAAGTCAGAACGAATGGCCGGAAACGATAAACTGACATCGGTACAAATAGCACTTACCACATCAATTCCGTCCATAATAGTGTCCGGTATGGAGCTTTTTGCTGCAACCTTTGGCGTGGCTCTTTATTCCGATATTGATATAATCAGTTCCATGTGTATGCTGATGGCTCGAGGCGCTATTATAAGCTCACTGATGGTTATCTTTGTTCTGCCGGCCCTCTTGCTTTTCTGCGACAGGGTTATTTGCAAAACAACTGCTGGCATGACACAAATCAATAACAGATTGGATTGGAGGTTATCTATCAATGAAAAGTAA